A genome region from Defluviimonas aquaemixtae includes the following:
- the dusB gene encoding tRNA dihydrouridine synthase DusB, producing the protein MHLGDITLDPPVFLAPLAGITDLPFRRLVARFGAGLVVSEMVASGELLTEKPSVRAKARTDLGLADGAATSVQLAGREAGAMAEAAKVVAGMGARVIDINMGCPAKKVTGGASGSALMRDLDHALGLIEAVVAAVDLPVTLKCRLGWDTDCLNAPELARRAEGAGVRMITVHGRTRQQFYKGQADWSAIAAVRAGASIPVIANGDIVDTTTARRALAESGATGVMVGRGAQGAPWRLAQIAADLFGTAAPVIPVQDALSDLVSEHYEAILSFYGRDLGLRIARKHLGWYADEAGTDPSVRSRMMVATDAGDVLALIRDAFVSPRQRRAA; encoded by the coding sequence ATCCACCTCGGTGACATCACACTCGACCCGCCGGTCTTCCTCGCGCCGCTTGCGGGGATCACCGACCTGCCGTTCCGCCGACTGGTTGCGCGGTTCGGCGCGGGGCTCGTCGTGTCCGAGATGGTGGCCTCAGGTGAGCTTCTGACGGAGAAACCCTCCGTCCGGGCCAAGGCACGGACCGATCTGGGTCTTGCCGACGGTGCGGCGACCTCGGTCCAGCTCGCCGGACGCGAGGCGGGTGCGATGGCCGAGGCGGCGAAAGTCGTCGCCGGCATGGGCGCGCGCGTCATCGACATCAATATGGGATGCCCGGCGAAGAAGGTGACGGGCGGGGCGTCCGGTTCGGCGCTCATGCGCGATCTCGACCACGCGTTGGGGCTGATCGAAGCCGTCGTGGCGGCGGTCGACCTGCCGGTGACGCTGAAATGCCGGCTCGGCTGGGACACCGATTGCCTGAACGCGCCCGAACTCGCGCGCCGGGCCGAGGGAGCGGGCGTCCGCATGATCACCGTTCATGGCCGCACGCGGCAGCAATTCTACAAGGGCCAGGCCGATTGGTCCGCGATCGCGGCGGTGCGCGCGGGCGCCTCGATCCCGGTCATCGCCAACGGGGATATCGTCGATACGACCACCGCCCGGCGCGCATTGGCAGAGTCGGGCGCGACAGGCGTGATGGTCGGGCGCGGCGCCCAGGGTGCGCCGTGGCGGCTGGCCCAGATCGCAGCCGATCTCTTTGGGACAGCTGCGCCAGTCATCCCTGTGCAGGACGCGCTTTCTGACCTGGTATCAGAACATTACGAGGCGATTCTCAGCTTCTACGGGCGAGACCTCGGCCTCAGGATCGCGCGCAAGCATCTGGGCTGGTACGCCGACGAGGCGGGCACCGATCCCTCGGTGCGCTCCCGCATGATGGTGGCGACGGACGCGGGCGATGTTCTCGCGCTTATCCGTGACGCCTTCGTGTCTCCGCGGCAAAGGCGCGCGGCATGA
- a CDS encoding two-component system sensor histidine kinase NtrB — protein MSLPAATTLWASLPVPAILIDPEDRVEELNPEAELFLNISARALCGQPLFDRVAINAPLEEVFARVRTNHSSLYINDVDIGTGERAPVLCNLQAAPVAERRGTVLLLISPREFAERIGRGQGMKSSARSAIGMAEMLAHEIKNPLAGITGAAQLLSMNLGSEDIELADLIVAESRRIVALLEQVEQFGNLRPPELRALNVHDILDRARRSALLGFAAHMMILEDYDPSLPPTLGDADQLLQVLLNLLKNAAEARKDGRGTIRLRTFYDQSLRLRRADGAGTALPLQIEIIDDGPGIPPAIAADIFDPFVSGRENGTGLGLALVSKIVADHGGWISVDSVPGRTTFRLSLPVAPKSEENR, from the coding sequence ATGAGCCTGCCTGCCGCCACCACGCTCTGGGCGTCTCTGCCGGTGCCGGCCATTCTGATCGATCCCGAGGACCGCGTGGAGGAGCTGAACCCCGAAGCAGAGCTCTTTCTCAACATCTCCGCGCGCGCGCTCTGCGGCCAGCCGCTGTTCGACCGGGTCGCCATCAACGCGCCGCTCGAGGAGGTGTTTGCCCGCGTGCGGACCAACCACTCCTCGCTCTACATCAACGATGTGGATATCGGCACGGGAGAGCGCGCTCCGGTCCTGTGCAACCTCCAGGCCGCGCCGGTCGCCGAACGGCGGGGCACGGTGCTGCTCCTTATCTCACCGCGCGAGTTCGCCGAGCGGATCGGCCGCGGGCAGGGGATGAAGTCTTCCGCCCGCTCGGCGATCGGCATGGCCGAGATGCTGGCGCACGAGATCAAGAACCCGTTGGCCGGCATCACCGGCGCGGCGCAACTCTTGTCTATGAACCTCGGCTCTGAAGATATTGAACTCGCTGATTTAATTGTCGCTGAGAGTCGCCGGATCGTCGCGCTTCTCGAACAGGTTGAGCAATTCGGAAACCTGCGTCCGCCTGAATTGCGGGCGCTCAATGTCCATGACATTCTCGACCGCGCACGGCGCTCTGCGCTTCTGGGTTTCGCCGCGCATATGATGATCCTGGAGGATTACGATCCGTCGCTGCCGCCGACGCTTGGCGATGCCGACCAACTCCTTCAGGTCTTGCTCAATCTTCTGAAGAACGCGGCCGAGGCGCGCAAAGACGGGCGGGGCACGATCCGGCTCAGGACGTTCTACGATCAGTCGCTGAGGCTCCGACGCGCCGATGGCGCGGGCACGGCGCTGCCGTTGCAAATCGAGATCATCGACGACGGGCCGGGCATTCCGCCCGCGATCGCGGCCGACATCTTTGATCCATTCGTCTCGGGCCGCGAGAACGGCACCGGGCTTGGGCTCGCGCTCGTCTCGAAGATCGTGGCCGACCACGGCGGCTGGATCAGCGTCGATTCTGTGCCCGGTCGCACCACTTTCCGCCTGTCGCTTCCCGTCGCCCCGAAATCCGAGGAGAACCGCTGA
- a CDS encoding response regulator: MDGTVLVADDDRTIRTVLTQALTRAGCKVHATSSLVTLMRWVEEGKGDLVISDVVMPDGNGIEALPKIAAERPGLPVIVISAQNTIMTAIQAAEAEAYDYLPKPFDLPDLMKRASRALSQKHRVQPAADAAATPREPSDDLPLVGRTAAMQALYRLVARVMNADLPVLIIGESGTGKSLVARAIHDFSDRRTMPFVVAQATDFEGMDGPSALIARARGGTLLFDEVGDFDAEAQGRIVRMIDALPSNGPRILATSQKDLATTMSKEQFRSDLFYRLGGVTLEVPSLRDRVEDIPLLAEHFLARAEQSGASQRRLSAEAQEFVRTHRWPGNVRQLENTLRRLVVTALGPEITRAEVVAALGAQSAERPETGAAEEGEQLSASIARHLKRYFDLHGDSLPPPGLYERILREMELPMIEIALDATGGNQAKCAELLGINRNTLRKKITDLDIRVTRRRKLM; encoded by the coding sequence ATGGACGGCACAGTTCTTGTCGCCGACGATGATCGTACGATCCGCACCGTGCTGACCCAGGCGCTGACGCGTGCGGGTTGCAAGGTGCATGCCACCTCGTCGCTCGTCACGCTCATGCGGTGGGTCGAGGAGGGGAAGGGCGACCTCGTGATCTCCGATGTCGTCATGCCGGACGGCAACGGGATCGAGGCGCTGCCGAAGATCGCCGCCGAAAGGCCAGGCCTGCCGGTCATCGTGATCTCGGCCCAGAACACGATCATGACGGCGATTCAGGCGGCCGAGGCCGAGGCCTACGACTACTTGCCCAAGCCCTTCGACCTGCCTGACCTGATGAAGCGCGCCTCGCGCGCGCTGTCCCAGAAACACCGCGTGCAGCCTGCGGCGGATGCGGCGGCCACGCCGCGCGAACCGTCCGACGATCTGCCCCTTGTCGGGCGGACAGCGGCGATGCAGGCGCTCTACAGACTTGTGGCGCGGGTCATGAACGCCGATCTGCCCGTGCTGATCATCGGGGAGTCGGGCACCGGAAAGTCGCTCGTCGCGCGCGCGATCCACGATTTCTCGGACCGCCGGACGATGCCGTTCGTTGTTGCTCAGGCAACCGATTTCGAGGGCATGGACGGACCGTCTGCTCTGATCGCGCGTGCGCGCGGCGGAACGCTGCTGTTCGACGAGGTCGGCGATTTCGACGCCGAGGCGCAGGGCCGCATCGTGCGCATGATCGACGCATTGCCATCGAACGGCCCGCGAATCCTCGCCACCAGCCAGAAGGATCTGGCCACTACGATGAGCAAGGAACAGTTCCGCAGCGACCTGTTCTACCGGCTCGGCGGGGTGACGCTCGAAGTGCCGAGCCTGCGCGACCGGGTGGAGGATATTCCACTTCTTGCCGAGCATTTCCTGGCCCGCGCCGAACAGTCCGGCGCGTCTCAGCGGCGCCTGTCCGCCGAGGCGCAGGAATTCGTCCGCACGCATCGCTGGCCGGGCAACGTGCGACAGCTCGAAAACACGCTCCGCCGACTCGTCGTGACCGCGCTCGGGCCCGAGATCACGCGCGCCGAGGTCGTGGCTGCGCTCGGTGCGCAATCTGCCGAACGGCCCGAGACCGGTGCCGCCGAGGAAGGTGAGCAGCTTTCCGCCTCTATCGCCCGCCATCTCAAGCGGTACTTCGACCTGCACGGCGACAGCCTCCCTCCGCCGGGACTATACGAGCGAATCCTGAGGGAAATGGAGCTACCGATGATCGAGATTGCACTCGACGCGACGGGCGGAAATCAGGCAAAATGCGCCGAATTGCTCGGGATAAACCGCAATACGCTCAGAAAGAAGATCACCGATCTGGATATCCGCGTGACACGGCGCCGCAAGTTGATGTAA
- a CDS encoding sensor histidine kinase NtrY-like: MQGFARSVSWERLNRLRRQRRVQNAFTLGLVVLGPLLALATFVALGPFGQGANSDALRLILLADFVYFIALGGMVLSRLARMIAARRAKSAGSRLHLRLTAVFAGIALVPSILVAVFAGLTVNIGLEGWFSDRVRGVVGTSLAAAEAYQEEHRRDLITDAEALAAFLNSVRRSEFLLSDSELRQFLTQGQSQIQRGLREAFVIDGGGELRARGDRSYLFDFEEPTTDEVSRARAGETVLIEDWANNEFRALVALPAFADRYLYVSRNVDGEILSLLDETRATVGLYQQLEASRGRVLFEFGLVYLGFALILVLAAIWMGLWFAERLSRPVGRLAGAAQRVGAGDLAVQVAEEEGDDEIAMLGRVFNQMTRQLSAQREALMDSHRVTERRRRLFDSVLSSVTSGVIGLDAEGRIDFLNRAAMRLLHLDEGADDERALAEAVPEFAALFERLRDGMGEVAQEEIRLSREGRLERLLVRMAIRRNAAGQLEGYVVAFDDVTDLVSAQRMAAWGDVARRIAHEIKNPLTPIQLSAERIRRKFTSLVGDEAETLGQMTDVIVRQTGDLRRIVDEFSKFARMPEPDRREHDLTKLMRDAVTLQQDALHGAVLKADLPAEPVMMELDATMISQAVTNLIKNGGEAVETLIENGTDEGYVPEVRVSMEAQDDMVTIRIEDNGTGLPEDRARLFEPYVTTREKGTGLGLSIVKKIIEEHGGTLTLSDAELFEGSAHRGALAEIRLPMARTGRTYKERTMDMAGGGT, from the coding sequence GTGCAGGGCTTCGCGCGCAGTGTATCTTGGGAGCGGCTGAATCGGCTGCGCAGACAGCGCCGGGTTCAGAACGCATTTACGCTTGGCCTTGTGGTTCTCGGCCCGCTTCTGGCGCTTGCGACCTTCGTCGCGCTCGGACCTTTCGGACAGGGCGCGAATTCCGACGCACTCAGGCTGATCCTTCTCGCCGACTTCGTCTATTTCATCGCGCTCGGCGGGATGGTTCTGTCGCGCCTTGCGCGAATGATCGCCGCGCGGCGCGCGAAATCCGCAGGCTCCAGACTACACCTGCGGCTCACGGCTGTCTTCGCGGGGATCGCGCTCGTCCCCTCTATCCTCGTCGCGGTCTTCGCGGGGTTGACCGTGAATATCGGCCTTGAAGGCTGGTTCTCCGACCGTGTGCGCGGCGTCGTCGGCACCTCGCTCGCCGCCGCCGAGGCATATCAGGAAGAGCACAGGCGCGACCTCATCACCGATGCCGAGGCGCTCGCAGCGTTCCTGAATTCCGTTCGGCGATCCGAATTCTTGTTGTCGGACAGCGAGTTGCGGCAGTTTCTTACACAAGGCCAGAGCCAGATTCAACGCGGCCTTCGTGAGGCATTCGTGATCGACGGCGGCGGCGAACTGCGCGCGCGCGGCGACCGGAGCTACCTCTTTGACTTCGAAGAGCCGACCACTGACGAAGTCAGTCGCGCCCGTGCCGGAGAGACAGTTCTGATCGAGGACTGGGCCAACAATGAGTTCCGGGCTCTCGTGGCTCTGCCAGCCTTCGCCGACCGCTATCTCTATGTCAGCCGCAACGTTGACGGCGAGATTCTGAGCCTGCTCGACGAAACGCGCGCCACTGTCGGCCTTTACCAGCAGCTCGAAGCATCGCGCGGGCGGGTGCTGTTCGAATTTGGGCTGGTCTATCTCGGCTTCGCGCTGATCCTTGTGCTTGCGGCGATCTGGATGGGTCTGTGGTTCGCCGAACGCCTGTCGCGGCCCGTCGGGCGGCTTGCCGGGGCGGCGCAGCGCGTCGGTGCGGGCGATCTTGCTGTGCAGGTCGCCGAGGAAGAGGGCGACGACGAGATTGCAATGCTGGGGCGGGTCTTCAACCAGATGACCCGCCAGCTCAGCGCCCAGCGCGAAGCGCTGATGGACAGCCACCGCGTGACAGAACGGCGCCGGCGGCTCTTCGATTCGGTTCTGTCGTCGGTCACGTCGGGGGTGATCGGGCTGGATGCAGAAGGCAGAATCGACTTCTTGAACCGGGCGGCGATGCGGCTTCTCCACCTCGACGAGGGCGCGGATGACGAGAGGGCGCTTGCCGAGGCGGTGCCGGAATTCGCGGCACTCTTCGAGCGGCTCCGCGACGGGATGGGCGAGGTTGCACAGGAAGAGATTCGCCTTAGCCGCGAAGGCCGGCTCGAGCGGCTGCTCGTGCGGATGGCGATCCGGCGCAATGCAGCGGGGCAGCTCGAAGGCTACGTGGTGGCGTTCGACGACGTGACCGATCTCGTATCGGCCCAGCGGATGGCCGCCTGGGGCGACGTCGCGCGCCGCATCGCGCACGAGATCAAGAACCCGCTTACGCCGATCCAGCTTTCGGCTGAGCGAATCCGGCGCAAGTTCACGTCGCTCGTCGGCGACGAGGCCGAGACACTTGGGCAAATGACCGACGTCATCGTTCGCCAAACCGGCGATCTCAGGCGGATCGTTGACGAGTTCTCGAAATTCGCCCGCATGCCCGAGCCCGACCGCCGCGAGCACGACCTGACGAAGCTCATGCGGGATGCGGTCACCCTTCAGCAGGATGCGCTGCACGGCGCGGTCCTGAAGGCGGACCTGCCGGCCGAACCCGTGATGATGGAGCTGGACGCCACGATGATTTCTCAGGCGGTGACAAACCTCATCAAGAACGGCGGAGAAGCCGTTGAAACACTTATCGAAAATGGAACCGATGAAGGTTACGTGCCCGAAGTGCGCGTGTCGATGGAGGCGCAGGACGATATGGTCACGATCCGCATCGAGGACAACGGGACCGGGTTGCCGGAAGATCGCGCGCGGCTCTTCGAACCCTATGTGACGACGCGCGAAAAGGGGACGGGCCTAGGCCTCTCCATCGTCAAGAAGATCATCGAGGAACATGGCGGAACGCTCACCTTGAGCGACGCCGAGCTGTTTGAAGGAAGCGCCCACAGGGGCGCGCTGGCCGAGATTCGCCTGCCCATGGCGCGAACCGGCCGCACATACAAGGAAAGGACCATGGACATGGCCGGAGGTGGGACATGA
- the ntrX gene encoding nitrogen assimilation response regulator NtrX, translating to MSDILIVDDERDIRELISDILKDEGFTTRLAANSDDCMAEINAEPPALMILDIWLKDSRMDGIDILKTVKRDNPDVPIIIISGHGNIEIAVAAIKQGAYDFIEKPFNLDQLIVVITRAMETSRLRRENASLRRRDVTSSEMIGSSSAFRALKGQLDKVTKSNGRVMLTGQPGSGKEVAARYIHVNSNRASGPFVTVSSASIEPERVEEVLFGRETLERGVEKGLLEQAHGGVVYFDEVADMPLGTQSKILRVLTEQQFTRVGGTDKVRVDLRVISSTTRDLPAEITAGRFRQELYDRLNVVPIAVPPLEERREDIPELAAHFIEHFNKSQGLPIREIAEDAEALMQTMAWPGNIRQLRNVIERVLILGEGAGAIEARELPGQSEASAEEGRVVLSGALATLPLREARELFEREYLLTQINRFGGNISRTATFVGMERSALHRKLKSLGVVTSSKSGARVAHVEEEDA from the coding sequence ATGAGCGACATTCTGATCGTAGACGACGAACGCGATATCCGGGAACTGATCTCGGATATTCTGAAGGACGAAGGCTTCACGACGCGCCTCGCGGCGAACTCGGATGACTGTATGGCCGAGATCAACGCCGAACCGCCGGCGCTGATGATTCTCGACATCTGGCTGAAGGACAGCCGGATGGACGGGATCGACATCCTGAAGACGGTTAAGCGCGACAATCCGGACGTGCCGATCATCATCATTTCGGGGCACGGCAACATCGAGATCGCCGTCGCCGCGATCAAGCAGGGGGCCTACGACTTTATCGAGAAGCCGTTCAACCTCGACCAACTCATTGTCGTGATCACCCGGGCGATGGAAACCTCGCGGCTGAGGCGGGAGAACGCGTCACTTCGCCGTCGTGACGTGACATCGTCCGAAATGATCGGGTCGTCGTCCGCCTTCCGGGCGCTCAAGGGGCAGCTCGACAAGGTCACGAAGTCGAATGGCCGCGTGATGCTGACCGGTCAGCCGGGTTCGGGCAAGGAAGTGGCGGCGCGCTACATCCATGTCAATTCGAACCGGGCGAGCGGGCCGTTTGTCACTGTCTCCTCCGCGTCGATTGAACCGGAGCGAGTGGAAGAGGTTCTTTTCGGGCGCGAAACGCTCGAACGCGGCGTGGAAAAGGGGCTTCTGGAGCAGGCACATGGCGGCGTCGTCTATTTCGACGAGGTGGCCGACATGCCTCTCGGCACGCAGTCCAAGATCCTCCGCGTGCTGACCGAGCAGCAGTTCACCCGTGTCGGCGGCACGGACAAGGTGCGCGTCGATCTGCGCGTGATCTCGTCGACGACGCGCGACCTGCCGGCCGAGATCACTGCCGGGCGGTTCAGGCAAGAGTTGTACGACCGGTTGAACGTGGTGCCCATCGCAGTGCCCCCACTTGAGGAGCGGCGCGAGGACATCCCCGAGCTTGCGGCGCACTTCATCGAGCACTTCAACAAGAGCCAGGGGCTTCCCATCCGCGAGATCGCCGAGGATGCCGAGGCGCTGATGCAGACAATGGCGTGGCCCGGCAACATCCGCCAGTTGAGAAACGTGATCGAACGCGTGTTAATCTTGGGCGAGGGGGCCGGTGCCATAGAAGCGCGCGAGCTTCCGGGGCAGAGCGAGGCTTCGGCCGAGGAGGGTCGCGTCGTCCTGTCGGGGGCGCTCGCCACGCTTCCCCTGCGCGAGGCGCGGGAGCTGTTCGAACGCGAATACCTTCTGACCCAGATCAACCGCTTTGGCGGCAATATCAGCCGTACGGCAACCTTCGTCGGTATGGAGCGGTCGGCACTGCATCGCAAGCTCAAGTCCCTGGGCGTCGTGACCTCGTCGAAATCCGGCGCGCGCGTCGCCCATGTGGAGGAAGAGGATGCTTGA
- a CDS encoding DUF4386 domain-containing protein: MVQIMMGGGPPADKRHLLLPAGLAYAVIIVAGIWSEGFVRAALIEPGDAAATAAAIAANETLFRASVAADMVMALCDVALAVLLYMILKSHGALLALLAMVLRLVQASIIGANLVNQQAALLALGGAGGSEAVALLHLQMQSHGYDLGLVFFGAANIAIAVLILRSGWVPRPLGWLVAAAGLVYLAGSFLRILAPHLSGTFVYAYAVPVVAETSFALWLLAAGFRPRLAAH; encoded by the coding sequence GTGGTTCAGATCATGATGGGCGGCGGACCGCCGGCGGACAAACGGCACCTTCTCCTGCCTGCGGGGCTTGCCTATGCAGTCATCATCGTCGCGGGGATCTGGAGCGAGGGTTTCGTACGGGCCGCGCTGATCGAGCCCGGCGACGCGGCGGCGACGGCAGCGGCGATTGCGGCGAACGAAACGCTGTTCCGTGCCAGCGTGGCTGCGGACATGGTCATGGCGCTCTGCGATGTGGCCCTTGCCGTGCTGCTTTACATGATCCTCAAATCTCATGGCGCACTGCTCGCGCTTCTGGCGATGGTCCTGCGGCTCGTACAGGCGTCGATCATCGGGGCCAATCTGGTCAATCAGCAGGCGGCTTTGCTGGCTCTTGGCGGAGCGGGCGGGAGTGAGGCGGTCGCGCTGCTTCATCTTCAGATGCAGAGCCACGGCTACGATCTCGGCCTCGTCTTCTTCGGCGCGGCCAACATTGCGATCGCCGTTCTTATCCTGCGTTCGGGCTGGGTGCCGCGTCCGCTCGGCTGGCTCGTCGCGGCGGCGGGACTTGTCTATCTCGCGGGAAGCTTCCTGCGCATCCTGGCGCCGCATCTTTCCGGGACCTTCGTCTATGCCTACGCGGTGCCGGTAGTGGCCGAAACATCGTTCGCACTCTGGCTGCTCGCGGCCGGCTTCAGACCGAGGCTTGCGGCGCATTGA
- the trkA gene encoding Trk system potassium transporter TrkA — protein MKVIICGAGQVGWQIARHLSGERNDVTVVDYNPELVRRATEALDVQGVTGFASYPDVLDRAGARDADMIIAATHSDEVNMVTCQVAHSIFGITRKIARLRARSYMDAIYSDLYRRDHLPIDVVISPEREVAEAALQRLAAPSTFDTESFMGGKAQLLGVALDEDCPVLNTPLRQLTDLFSTLRAIVVGIRREGRLFAPEPGDQLFAGDQIYVFSHVEDVNRTLDIFGKATKKQERIVIIGGGNVGLAVARALEARTDRIRAKMIEMNRASAERAADALERTIVLNGDGMSAELLAEANIDRADAVLAVTDDDKTNLLAAVRAKQAGCPMAIALINDPTLVPLMGALDIDAYINPRATTVSSILRHIRHGRVRAIYSIGDAEAEVIEAQVLSTSPVAGRAVRDIEFPEGVLMGALMKGDRVVKPTPDTRVEEGDVIALFCMSGDVPEVERLLQVSIDFF, from the coding sequence ATGAAGGTCATCATTTGTGGTGCGGGCCAGGTCGGCTGGCAGATCGCGCGCCATCTCTCAGGCGAGAGGAACGACGTCACGGTTGTCGACTACAATCCTGAACTCGTCCGCCGCGCGACCGAGGCGCTGGACGTTCAGGGCGTAACGGGCTTTGCCTCGTACCCGGATGTTCTCGACCGTGCTGGCGCGCGTGATGCAGACATGATCATCGCGGCCACGCATTCGGACGAGGTGAACATGGTCACCTGCCAGGTCGCGCATTCGATCTTCGGTATCACCCGCAAGATCGCGCGGCTTCGGGCGCGATCCTACATGGACGCGATCTATTCCGACCTTTACCGGCGCGACCACCTGCCGATCGACGTCGTGATCAGCCCCGAACGCGAAGTGGCCGAAGCCGCGCTGCAGCGGCTTGCGGCGCCCTCGACCTTCGATACCGAAAGCTTCATGGGGGGCAAGGCGCAACTTCTCGGCGTCGCGCTCGATGAGGACTGCCCGGTCCTGAACACGCCCTTGCGCCAGCTCACCGATCTTTTCTCGACCTTGCGCGCAATCGTCGTCGGGATCCGCCGCGAGGGGCGGCTCTTCGCACCTGAGCCGGGCGATCAGCTTTTCGCGGGCGACCAGATCTACGTCTTCAGCCATGTCGAGGACGTGAACCGCACGTTAGACATTTTCGGCAAGGCGACGAAGAAGCAGGAGCGCATCGTCATCATCGGTGGCGGCAACGTGGGCCTGGCCGTTGCGCGCGCGCTTGAAGCGCGGACGGACCGCATCCGCGCGAAGATGATCGAGATGAACCGCGCCTCCGCGGAACGTGCGGCCGACGCGCTGGAACGGACGATCGTTCTAAACGGCGACGGCATGAGTGCAGAACTTCTGGCCGAGGCCAACATCGACCGTGCCGATGCTGTCCTTGCCGTCACCGACGATGACAAGACCAATCTTCTCGCAGCCGTACGCGCAAAGCAGGCCGGCTGTCCGATGGCGATTGCGCTCATCAACGATCCGACACTCGTGCCATTAATGGGCGCTCTCGACATCGATGCCTATATCAATCCACGCGCCACGACCGTGTCGTCCATCCTGCGTCATATCCGCCATGGCCGAGTGCGGGCGATCTATTCGATCGGCGATGCCGAAGCCGAGGTGATCGAGGCGCAGGTCTTATCGACTTCGCCTGTCGCGGGTCGCGCGGTGCGCGACATCGAGTTTCCCGAGGGGGTGCTCATGGGGGCGCTCATGAAGGGGGACCGTGTCGTGAAGCCCACACCCGATACGCGCGTCGAGGAGGGCGACGTCATCGCGCTCTTCTGCATGTCGGGCGATGTGCCCGAGGTCGAACGCCTTCTCCAAGTCTCGATTGACTTCTTCTGA
- a CDS encoding TrkH family potassium uptake protein: MRRLTDLPFVVVLMGFGAVAMYVPAVHAFTQSDYEIARAFFYSGSLFFMLAILIGMATAANRPGPQARNQLLTLVATFTLLPLMLAVPFAESVPDTNFLSAWWEMISSLTTTGATLFEPERLSPSVHLWRALVGWLGGFFILVTAVAVLAPMNLGGFEVLSGATAGQGAVIGGPVARGSVPSGRISRHARILFPVYAALTLLLWVGLILAGDPPLVAASHAMSTLATSGISPIGGLNAAPSGVGGEVIIIPFFAFALSRQLYPAGRTIRRSESLSYDPELRMAILFATIVPALLFLRHWVGALEVDEIADTAAAMRALWGTTFTVLSFLSTTGFESADWSEARSWSGLTTPGLILAGLAVMGGGVATTAGGVKLLRVYALYRHGEREVERLVHPNSIGGSGSQARRLRRQGAQMAWIFFMLFALSIAVTMLALALTGLDFEGSTTFAVAALSTTGPLATVATEVPLSWADLDTAARGITAAAMILGRLETLAIIALLNPDFWRG; encoded by the coding sequence ATGCGCCGCCTCACCGATCTTCCGTTCGTGGTTGTCCTGATGGGGTTTGGCGCAGTTGCCATGTATGTACCGGCGGTCCACGCATTCACCCAGAGCGACTATGAGATCGCCCGCGCCTTCTTCTATTCAGGCTCGCTCTTTTTCATGCTCGCCATCCTCATCGGGATGGCGACTGCCGCCAATCGCCCGGGGCCGCAGGCGCGCAACCAGCTTCTGACGCTGGTTGCGACTTTCACGCTCCTGCCGCTCATGCTTGCCGTGCCGTTCGCCGAATCGGTGCCCGACACCAATTTCTTGAGCGCCTGGTGGGAAATGATCTCGTCCCTCACCACGACAGGAGCGACGCTGTTCGAACCGGAACGCTTGTCACCCTCTGTGCATCTGTGGCGGGCGCTGGTCGGCTGGCTCGGTGGCTTCTTCATACTCGTGACGGCGGTCGCGGTTCTGGCACCGATGAATCTCGGCGGCTTCGAGGTGCTGAGCGGCGCGACTGCAGGGCAGGGGGCTGTCATCGGCGGCCCTGTGGCGCGCGGCTCTGTGCCGTCAGGCAGAATCAGCCGCCACGCGCGGATACTCTTTCCTGTCTACGCGGCTCTGACGCTTCTCTTGTGGGTCGGGCTCATTCTCGCCGGCGACCCGCCGCTCGTCGCGGCGAGCCACGCGATGTCGACGCTCGCCACATCCGGCATCTCGCCAATCGGCGGATTGAACGCAGCGCCGTCGGGCGTCGGGGGCGAAGTGATCATCATTCCCTTCTTCGCCTTCGCGCTGTCGCGCCAGCTCTACCCTGCAGGCCGCACGATCCGCCGCTCCGAAAGTTTGAGCTACGACCCCGAACTGCGCATGGCGATCTTGTTCGCGACCATCGTGCCCGCGCTATTGTTCCTGCGCCACTGGGTAGGTGCGCTCGAAGTCGACGAGATCGCCGATACGGCGGCCGCGATGCGCGCGCTCTGGGGCACGACTTTCACCGTGCTCTCGTTCCTCTCGACGACGGGGTTCGAATCCGCGGACTGGAGTGAGGCGCGGTCATGGTCGGGGCTGACAACGCCGGGGCTCATCCTGGCCGGTCTCGCGGTGATGGGGGGAGGCGTGGCGACAACGGCGGGGGGCGTCAAGCTCCTCCGGGTATACGCGCTGTATCGCCACGGAGAGCGCGAGGTCGAACGGCTCGTTCATCCGAATTCGATCGGCGGGTCGGGCAGCCAGGCGCGGCGGCTGAGGCGGCAGGGCGCGCAGATGGCGTGGATCTTCTTCATGCTCTTCGCGCTCTCGATCGCGGTCACAATGTTGGCGCTGGCACTGACGGGGCTCGACTTCGAAGGCTCGACGACCTTCGCCGTCGCCGCGTTGTCCACGACCGGTCCGCTCGCAACAGTCGCGACCGAGGTACCGCTAAGTTGGGCTGACCTTGACACGGCCGCGCGGGGCATTACCGCGGCGGCGATGATCCTTGGTCGGCTCGAAACGCTGGCGATCATCGCGCTGCTCAACCCCGATTTCTGGCGCGGTTGA